The following proteins are encoded in a genomic region of Cryptococcus gattii WM276 chromosome I, complete sequence:
- a CDS encoding nucleus protein, putative (Similar to TIGR gene model, INSD accession AAW46034.1), with protein MQPPEKKLKRRVPDTQRQRVSISCDRCKVRKIRCIRIPGKNDPCAACVQLNLNCESTLPRKQRVYASYDELQSRYRALDALVKRLYPDENVESVEEIRELARKQGVDLSGFEDEGEGLDPLPKLSDRESSGTTSASKESSSLFDSVQNLRIPEGALIPAPRGGYHYVGPASSYQFANTIRHLVKKSSACTLAFDRVGYRRQQRANEFTSSDRTTALEARILGHPVMVGEDEASPMSGSMGRCPSDVGPVSSPQDQTTPRSIPHSITRRTIDIMPFRQLADKLVRAFFDRVHLNFNLFHRGSFQVRYESIWSSRSEAGLGDLEPGWLCVLCMVFVLGAQALERDGLPEATAIQSRYLAIVIREGMQRLVLTATLSNVQALALLSLYQHNAGERNTAWMLIGHAAHMAVALGMQRDGENSNFDFIERNTRRIIWWTLYLFEQNLSFVLGRPSATSTLEISASLPDETVTGGADSPPGYLEYAVKLSDISAMIKRFVAAISADFDKTNRLVTTTDMANQLDELLLQWDRSLPPHLRYTAQFATAKHRRTVHLLYVAYNHLRSVLGRPYLLCKINHDLDNSQSSLPINSSSGLASAITALSQTSLSAARSCMETLLSLASAASLEGEVWYDYYYVHHASLILSLPFLVDFNDQHVPSDRAIISMALNLAQKSRLAPTYRILINVSIQFAKIVGIGPDDDPSRPASPRLGASSIRPDLFSSGRPMVLPEGSTGENNHTGWNLETKSITPGISDDNRSSGPGAHYLISGMPHEAGSDADSSTVQWPTQLPYHTNATISDPWSLLPILSSTPSSQPLSLEQLLGMQPSTLFNESVAQQPVADLGFSDMYNFGFGLSAQNDGAGSSDWQGGIGEEGGSGGLSEMPWDFFAGEDWGVGGNETGREGG; from the coding sequence ATGCAACCTCCTGAAAAGAAGCTCAAGCGACGCGTACCCGACACCCAACGTCAGAGAGTATCGATATCATGCGATCGGTGCAAGGTCCGCAAAATCCGTTGTATCCGCATCCCGGGCAAGAACGACCCTTGCGCAGCATGCGTACAGCTCAATCTAAATTGCGAATCAACTTTACCTCGGAAACAAAGGGTCTATGCTAGTTACGACGAGCTGCAATCGAGATACCGTGCACTCGACGCCTTGGTCAAGCGATTGTACCCCGATGAGAATGTCGAGAGCGTCGAAGAGATACGCGAACTGGCGCGGAAACAGGGGGTCGATTTGTCGGGgtttgaagatgaaggggaGGGTCTGGATCCACTACCGAAACTGAGCGACAGGGAAAGCTCGGGTACAACTTCTGCTTCCAAAGAAAGCAGCAGCTTGTTCGACTCAGTGCAAAACCTACGCATACCAGAAGGAGCGCTCATCCCAGCACCTCGAGGCGGATACCATTATGTGGGTCCAGCAAGCTCGTACCAGTTTGCAAATACGATACGGCACCTAGTTAAGAAATCGAGTGCATGCACCCTTGCATTCGATCGCGTGGGGTACAGACGACAACAGCGGGCAAACGAATTCACCTCGTCAGATCGGACCACAGCTCTTGAAGCACGTATATTAGGGCATCCCGTGATGGTTGGAGAAGACGAGGCCTCTCCCATGAGCGGGAGTATGGGACGGTGCCCTTCTGATGTGGGTCCTGTATCATCTCCTCAGGATCAGACAACCCCCAGAAGTATACCGCACTCCATCACCCGTCGAACGATAGACATCATGCCGTTTCGCCAGCTGGCAGACAAGCTTGTTCGCGCTTTCTTTGACCGGGTGCATTTGAACTTCAATCTCTTTCATCGAGGAAGTTTTCAGGTTCGCTACGAGTCGATATGGTCATCCAGAAGTGAAGCCGGTTTAGGAGATCTTGAGCCCGGATGGCTATGTGTCCTGTGTATGGTGTTTGTATTGGGTGCTCAAGCACTGGAACGAGACGGCCTGCCGGAAGCTACCGCCATCCAAAGCCGATATCTCGCCATTGTCATCCGCGAGGGGATGCAGCGACTCGTTCTCACGGCAACATTATCAAATGTGCAGGCTTTGGCTCTGCTCAGTCTGTACCAGCATAATGCCGGCGAACGCAACACTGCCTGGATGCTGATAGGACACGCTGCCCATATGGCTGTCGCCCTAGGCATGCAGCGGGATGGCGAAAATTCAAACTTCGACTTTATCGAGCGCAATACTCGGCGGATCATATGGTGGACGCTGTACCTCTTTGAGCAGAACTTAAGCTTTGTACTCGGTCGGCCGAGCGCGACGTCGACTTTGGAGATCAGCGCGAGTTTGCCAGACGAGACGGTCACGGGTGGGGCAGATTCGCCACCGGGTTACTTGGAATACGCGGTAAAGCTAAGCGACATTTCGGCCATGATCAAACGCTTCGTTGCTGCCATTTCTGCCGATTTTGACAAGACGAACCGGTTGGTCACGACGACCGACATGGCAAACCAGCTAGATGAGCTACTGCTTCAATGGGACCGGTCACTCCCTCCGCATCTCAGATATACAGCGCAGTTTGCAACGGCAAAACATCGCCGGACGGTTCATCTTCTTTATGTGGCATACAATCACCTGCGATCTGTGCTAGGCCGGCCGTATTTACTTTGCAAAATCAATCACGATCTCGATAATTCCCAGTCATCCCTTCCTATTAACTCATCATCAGGTCTAGCAAGTGCAATCACCGCATTGTCGCAAACGTCCCTGTCCGCCGCGAGAAGTTGCATGGAAACTCTACTCTCCTTGGCGAGCGCCGCCTCGCTCGAAGGAGAAGTCTGGTACGACTACTACTACGTCCACCATGCTTCTCTTATCCTGTCCCTACCTTTCCTAGTCGATTTCAACGACCAGCACGTGCCTTCAGATCGAGCCATTATATCGATGGCATTGAACCTTGCTCAAAAAAGCCGCTTGGCCCCTACATACCGTATCCTAATCAACGTGTCGATCCAGTTTGCCAAAATTGTTGGCATAGGACCAGATGACGACCCAAGCAGACCAGCTTCCCCTCGACTCGGTGCAAGCTCAATCCGCCCAGATTTGTTCTCATCTGGGAGGCCGATGGTGCTCCCCGAGGGATCCACTGGTGAAAACAACCATACCGGCTGGAACCTAGAGACCAAGTCGATCACGCCAGGAATCTCCGATGACAACCGCTCGTCCGGCCCTGGAGCGCATTATCTCATATCGGGCATGCCGCACGAAGCTGGTTCTGATGCAGACTCATCGACGGTACAGTGGCCGACTCAACTCCCCTACCACACGAATGCGACAATATCGGATCCATGGTCGCTACTCCCCATACTTAGTTCGACTCCTTCCTCTCAGCCGCTCTCGCTCGAACAGCTCTTGGGCATGCAACCCTCGACGCTCTTCAACGAAAGTGTAGCTCAGCAGCCTGTTGCAGATCTCGGATTCTCGGACATGTACAACTTTGGCTTCGGGTTGTCGGCGCAGAACGATGGGGCTGGCTCCTCTGACTGGCAAGGCGGCATaggtgaagaaggtggAAGCGGAGGCTTGAGTGAGATGCCTTGGGATTTCTTCGCGGGGGAAGATTGGGGCGTGGGTGGAAATGAAACTGGACGAGAAGGGGGATGA
- a CDS encoding uncharacterized protein (Similar to TIGR gene model, INSD accession AAW46035.1) produces MAPRPNMHRPFSDGSMTVDTDLLASLMSGGSPHQTADRGQFNMATSPFSFSQSLPVRHHSFDYSLPSPLSTSINIAGHMRNSISGGTGANSGGIFNAVKFGNEHPEPPVSLPPATDAPAQGGHQRSRSQSSTHSVGKAPSTRSRQARKSMTDVRPPRSSLQRGRSQVPTRPMGLGASLDTHVEDEMTDSISPPDFGANGAFGLAIASGRDSFNNDTASWASGSVPSMVPGSLGSFDTDEVLVDSPITPVKPLLHLSDENYKKQRRRECHNLVEKRRREHINAKIEELGTLLPEKYNQIDEPAEEEDEDGKAAAKKKKNKRGGNISAKAQKDAAHCKGRILSQSVNYIRYVSSFDTRRRSMLTASTAISNKSPRPKQVVSRSLNSFS; encoded by the exons ATGGCGCCTCGACCCAACATGCACCGACCCTTTTCTGACGGCTCAATGACCGTTGACACGGATTTATTGGCCTCCCTCATGTCCGGAGGCTCACCTCATCAAACAGCGGACCGAGGACAGTTCAATATGGCCACCTCGCCATTCTCATTCTCGCAATCCCTACCTGTTAGGCATCATTCCTTTGACTACAGCCTTCCCTCACCGTTATCCACAAGCATAAACATCGCGGGGCACATGCGAAACAGCATCTCCGGCGGGACCGGAGCTAACTCCGGTGGGATTTTCAACGCCGTAAAATTTGGAAATGAGCATCCAGAGCCACCTGTTAGCCTTCCGCCTGCAACCGATGCCCCTGCGCAAGGTGGCCATCAGCGTTCTCGCTCGCAATCCTCTACTCACTCGGTAGGCAAAGCCCCCTCTACCCGTTCCCGCCAAGCACGCAAGTCTATGACCGATGTTCGTCCCCCACGATCATCCTTGCAACGCGGAAGAAGTCAAGTTCCTACGAGACCGATGGGCCTCGGGGCGAGCCTCGATACCCATGTGGAAGACGAAATGACCGACTCTATTTCTCCACCTGACTTTGGTGCGAACGGCGCTTTCGGCCTTGCCATCGCCTCCGGACGCGATTCGTTCAACAATGATACTGCGTCTTGGGCATCGGGCAGTGTTCCGTCAATGGTCCCCGGCAGCCTTGGCAGTTTTGACACGGATGAGGTCTTGGTGGACAGCCCGATTACTCCGGTAAAGCCTCTCTTGCATTTGTCCGATGAAAACTATAAGAAGCAACGGAGAAGGGAATGTCATAATCTTGttgagaagagaagaagagaacATATCAATGCCAAAATCGAAGAGCTTGGGACCTTGTTACCGGAGAAGTATAACCAAATCGATGAACCTgcggaagaagaagacgaggatggCAAGGCTGCTGCAAAGAAAAAG AAGAACAAGCGAGGGGGAAACATTTCTGCCAAGGCTCAGAAGGATGCCGCGCATTGCAAAGGACGTATCTTGAGCCAAAGTGTCAACTATATCCGGTATGTCTCGTCTTTCGACACGCGAAGGCGGTCTATGCTGACAGCGTCAACAGCGATCTCAAACAAGTCACCGAGACCCAAGCAAGTCGTATCTCGCAGCTTGAACAGCTTCTCATGA
- a CDS encoding cell cycle arrest in response to pheromone-related protein, putative (Similar to TIGR gene model, INSD accession AAW46036.1), giving the protein MQHQYLSHSIGPLSQQGQTMNHSSGPNSGGGGEVPWGAPFPSLHLWPIQDTFQMKMIHLPEGQRIKIGRQTNNKTVPGERNAYFDSKVLSRLHAEIWEQGGKIFIRDVRSSNGTFINGERLSPEGVESDPVEIKNEDQIDFGIDIVSDDNRTIVHHRVAAKAYCVFNEEDAARSARELATYQSHDSTRMRRMGGDMHPGANPLSQMGPAMMSGGGKAGSLSFEHVLSKLQAELHASKEAGAELQNLATTFTGIQDTLSGGVSPSQNGSAEQYIPPQFRSATAEAQAALAGPHGQEAAAFIALQAQLTETQSSLSGHLDKIHYLETQLKEHESLKAEVQMMREQMEESKREMDMVLGGYRGRQLGRRGEGEGDDDEDDEDDARSVATLMDDEDSKNRVRERRRAHRAKEIGKAEHERPTTPEPIQEGEIDEEGQNKAAIDQAPKDLEALPAHVNGGLTSREKEMLEQNNHLVSQINTLSTEIAEALSLSQALQSQHAEAMSAVKFLTDRISALESGMSTKISEEVSKAEEKWESWRVKFEENWKQERDGWERERERLKSVVREWEEASRRAYEEEEERQENERLSEAEYEDEDEVEDDERDEEEEDDGEADENEALVEWNGSNDPLLMSPKGKLRRRRPSHKTVLAVRALKAVADGDPSLDTPKLSLGGSGSIASSRLKKLKLKSKRLGELSRNGSNQTIKPLQSREGGEKQRGDEEETHSSESGRESGDTLKEKEIGKEVKREGIKRREPKVVQPQAVVGVLVVAIVVGAFWYKHKE; this is encoded by the exons ATGCAACATCAATACTTATCCCATTCAATCGGGCCTCTCTCCCAGCAAGGGCAGACAATGAATCATTCTTCGGGACCAAACTCtggaggagggggagaagtgCCGTGGGGTGCGCCCTTTCCGAGTCTCCACCTTTGGCCGATCCAGGATACTTTTCAAATGAAGATGATTCACCTTCCCGAGGGCCAGCGT ATCAAAATAGGAAGACAGACTAATAACAAGACGGTCCCAGGGGAAAGAAATGCGTATTTTGACAGCAAGGTCCTGTCAAGACTTCATGCAGAGATCTGGGAACAAGGTGGGAAG ATCTTCATTAGGGACGTGAGATCATCAAATGGTACTTTCATCAATGGTGAACGGCTGAGCCCTGAAGGAGTTGAGAGCGATCCTGTTGAAATCAAGAATGAAGATCAGATC GATTTTGGTATCGATATTGTCAGCGACGACAACCGCACCATCGTGCACCATAGAGTAGCTGCTAAGGCGTATTGCGTGTTCaacgaagaagatgctGCCCGTAGTGCTCG TGAACTTGCGACGTACCAAAGCCATGATAGCACTCGAATGCGCCGTATGGGAGGGGACATGCACCCCGGTGCAAATCCTCTGTCGCAGATGGGTCCTGCGATGATGAGCGGCGGTGGAAAGGCCGGGTCGTTAAGTTTCGAGCATGTTCTTAGTAAACTTCAG GCCGAACTGCACGCAAGCAAAGAAGCTGGGGCAGAATTGCAAAATCTGGCAACTACATTTACCGGCATTCAAGATACCCTCAGTGGCGGTGTCTCACCTTCCCAGAATGGTTCCGCTGAGCAATACATCCCTCCCCAGTTTCGATCAGCAACGGCTGAAGCTCAAGCTGCTCTCGCAGGCCCTCATGGGCAAGAAGCAGCTGCTTTCATAGCCCTTCAGGCGCAGTTGACCGAAACGCAATCATCCCTTTCCGGTCATCTTGACAAAATCCACTACCTCGAAACCCAACTGAAAGAGCATGAAAGCTTAAAGGCTGAAGTGCAGATGATGAGAGAACAGATGGAGGAGTCAAAGAGGGAGATGGATATGGTACTTGGGGGGTACCGCGGCAGGCAACtggggaggagaggagagggggaaggcgatgatgacgaggatgatgaggatgatgcAAGAAGTGTGGCAACTCtgatggatgatgaagattCTAAGAATCGAGTGAGAGAACGTCGTCGAGCGCATCGGGCAAAGGAGATAGGAAAAGCGGAGCATGAGAGGCCTACAACCCCTGAGCCTATTCAAGAAGGCGAGATAGATGAAGAGGGCCAAAACAAGGCTGCTATCGACCAAGCGCCCAAGGACCTCGAAGCTCTTCCTGCACACGTCAACGGCGGTCTGACTAGCCGAGAGAAAGAAATGCTCGAGCAGAACAACCATCTCGTCTCCCAAATCAACACCCTCTCCACCGAGATCGCCGAAGCCCTATCATTATCTCAAGCCCTCCAATCCCAACATGCAGAAGCCATGTCAGCTGTCAAGTTCCTTACTGACAGAATTTCCGCACTTGAATCTGGCATGTCCACCAAGATCAGCGAGGAAGTATCTAAGGCGGAGGAAAAGTGGGAAAGCTGGAGAGTCAAATTTGAGGAGAACTGGAAACAGGAAAGGGATGGAtgggaaagagaaagggagAGGTTGAAAAGTGTGGTAAGAGAATGGGAGGAAGCGAGCAGGCGAGCATatgaggaggaagaggagaggcAGGAAAATGAAAGGTTGAGTGAGGCCGAGtatgaggatgaggatgaagtagaagatgacgaaagggacgaagaggaggaggatgatggGGAAGCGGATGAAAATGAGGCGTTAGTAGAGTGGAATGGGTCCAATGACCCTCTCCTAATGTCTCCAAAGGGTAAATTGAGAAGACGACGACCCAGCCATAAGACCGTCCTCGCCGTCCGAGCCCTCAAAGCTGTAGCAGATGGGGACCCCTCCTTGGACACTCCCAAACTCAGTCTTGGTGGAAGTGGATCCATTGCCTCAAGTCGATTGAAGAAGTTGAAGCTCAAATCGAAACGACTAGGGGAACTTTCTAGGAATGGGAGCAATCAGACGATCAAACCCCTGCAGTCTAGAGAAGGAGGCGAGAAGCAGAGAGGggacgaggaagagacCCACAGTAGTGAAAGCGGGAGGGAGAGTGGGGATACattgaaagagaaggagatCGGAAAGGAAGTCAAGCGGGAAGGGATCAAGAGAAGGGAGCCAAAGGTTGTTCAA